The proteins below are encoded in one region of Hordeum vulgare subsp. vulgare chromosome 3H, MorexV3_pseudomolecules_assembly, whole genome shotgun sequence:
- the LOC123445020 gene encoding structural maintenance of chromosomes protein 2-1-like encodes MHIKEVCLEGFKSYAGRTVVPGFDPLFNAITGLNGSGKSNILDSICFVLGITDLRAVRAASLQELVYKQGQAGVTKATVSIVFDNSDRARSPLGYEDSAEITVTRQIVVGGRNKYLINGHLAQPSRVQTLFHSVQLNVNNPHFLIMQGRITKVLNMKPPEILSMLEEAAGTRMYEMKKESALKTLEKKQNKVEEINKLLDDEILPALEKLRKERCQYMKWANGNTELDRLKRFCIAYEFVQAERVRESALSDVKQIQGKIVELDESTEKLKADIDEMDKNIATLTAEKEAKLGGELKVLSEKVDKLSHALIKETSLMDNQEETLRSEEKAADKILKNIEDIKRSIVERDAAVKNAEDGASDMSKRAEDLTKEIDESEKEYQGVLAGKSSANEKKCLVDQLRDAKAAVGEAESGVKRLTTKISHSEKELKEKKAQMKSKRDEATAAEKELKARTKDLEAIKASMGSINYEEGQMETLQKDRSTEVEVVQKLKYKVRALSGELGNVNFSYQDPVKNFDRSKVKGVVAQLVKIKDSSTATALEVAAGGRLYNVVVDTETTGKQLLQNGGLNRRVTIIPLNKIHTGTIPDRVQQAARRMVGAENVTLALELVGYDEEVKNAMAYVFGSTFVCRNMEAAKEIAFNREVGSTSVTLEGDIFQPSGLLTGGSRRGGGDLLRKLHELAKAEADLSDHEDMLSVIEQKIAVLLPLHKKYAELKSQFELKSYDLSLFQSRVEQNEHHKLGELVKKLEQELQESKEELKEKQVEHKKCVSTVSDLEKTIKTYGSEREGRLKALEKKIKSLKSEMQAMSDQLKAYQSERERLIMEKDAVANELATLEEQLITSKAQITALSETWGTHKSKVAGTKLEYDQAESELNIGRSKLKECDSQINSISKEQQKLQQLLGDSNVERKKMENEVKRMEIEQKDCSSRVDKLMEKYSWIATEKQLFGKSGTDYDFASCEPHKAREELDNLQTQQSGLEKRVNKKVMAMFEKAEDEYNDLISKKNIIENDKSKIKKVIEELDEKKKETLKVTWLKVNKDFGSIFGTLLPGTMAKLDPPEGGTFLDGLEVRVAFGTVWKQSLSELSGGQRSLLALSLILALLLFKPAPLYILDEVDAALDLSHTQNIGRMIKAHFPQSQFIVVSLKEGMFNNANVIFRTKFVDGVSTVTRTVPSKQK; translated from the exons ATGCACATCAAGGAGGTCTGCCTGGAGGGCTTCAAGTCGTACGCGGGGCGGACGGTGGTGCCGGGGTTCGACCCGCTGTTCAACGCCATCACCGGGCTCAACGGCTCCGGCAAGTCCAACATCCTCGACTCCATCTGCTTCGTGCTCGGCATCACCGACCTCCGCGCCGTGCGCGCCGCCTCGCTCCAGGAGCTCGTCTACAAGCAGGGCCAGGCCGGCGTCACCAAGGCCACCGTCTCCATCGTCTTCGACAACTCCGACCGCGCCCGCTCCCCGCTCGGCTACGAGGACTCGGCGGAGATCACCGTCACGCGCCAG ATTGTAGTTGGTGGACGGAACAAATACCTTATAAATGGCCATCTTGCACAGCCTTCCCGGGTGCAGACTCTTTTCCACTCCGTGCAGCTTAACGTGAACAATCCCCATTTTCTAATTATGCAAGGGCGTATTACGAAAGTGCTGAACATGAAGCCTCCAGAAATTCTTTCCATGTTGGAAGAGGCAGCAGGCACAAGGATGTATGAAATGAAGAAGGAATCTGCTCTTAAAACACTTGAGAAGAAGCAGAATAAAGTCGAGGAGATCAATaaacttcttgatgatgaaaTCCTTCCTGCATTAGAGAAACTTAGAAAAGAGAGGTGCCAGTACATGAAATGGGCCAATGGTAACACTGAACTAGATCGACTTAAAAGATTCTGTATTGCATATGAGTTTGTTCAAGCTGAGAGAGTGCGAGAAAGTGCACTCAGTGATGTCAAACAAATCCAGGGAAAGATTGTTGAACTGGATGAAAGCACAGAAAAGCTAAAAGCAGACATAGATGAAATGGACAAAAACATAGCTACCTTAACTGCTGAAAAAGAAGCCAAACTAGGCGGTGAGTTGAAGGTTTTGTCAGAGAAAGTGGATAAGCTCTCGCATGCACTTATTAAGGAAACTTCTCTGATGGATAATCAAGAGGAAACTCTAAGGTCAGAGGAAAAGGCTGCTGATAAG AtcctgaagaacattgaggacatcAAGAGATCTATTGTTGAGAGAGATGCAGCTGTAAAAAATGCAGAGGACGGTGCATCTGATATGAGTAAGAGAGCAGAGGATCTGACGAAGGAGATAGATGAGAGCGAGAAAGAATATCAG GGCGTGCTAGCAGGAAAAAGCAGTGCAAATGAGAAGAAATGCCTAGTAGATCAACTTAGAGATGCAAAAGCTGCTGTTGGAGAGGCAGAATCTGGAGTAAAGCGGTTGACGACCAAAATAAGCCATTCCGAGAAGGAGCTGAAAGAGAAGAAAGCTCAGATGAAATCCAAGCGTGATGAAGCTACTGCAGCTGAGAAAGAGCTGAAAGCTAGGACAAAGGATTTGGAAGCTATCAAGGCATCCATGGGGTCTATAAATTACGAAGAGGGCCAGATGGAAACTCTGCAAAAG GATCGATCGACAGAGGTAGAGGTGGTTCAGAAATTGAAGTATAAAGTTCGCGCACTTTCTGGTGAGCTGGGGAATGTTAACTTCAGCTATCAAGATCCTGTTAAAAATTTTGATAGATCAAAAGTCAAAGGAGTAGTTGCACAGCTTGTGAAGATAAAGGATAGCTCCACAGCAACAGCATTGGAG GTTGCTGCTGGAGGCAGGCTATATAATGTGGTAGTTGACACAGAAACCACAGGAAAGCAGCTCCTACAAAACGGAGGGCTCAATAGGAGGGTAACCATAATACCGTTGAATAAAATCCATACAGGTACTATACCTGATAGAGTCCAGCAGGCGGCTCGTAGAATG gtTGGAGCTGAAAATGTAACATTAGCTCTAGAATTGGTTGGCTATGACGAAGAAGTAAAG AATGCTATGGCTTATGTCTTTGGCTCGACATTTGTATGTCGAAAcatggaggcagcaaaggag ATTGCCTTTAATAGGGAAGTTGGCAGTACAAGTGTGACTCTTGAAGGTGACATTTTCCAGCCTAGTGGGTTATTGACCGGAGGTAGTCGCAG AGGTGGCGGGGACTTGCTAAGGAAACTCCATGAATTGGCTAAAGCTGAGGCCGATCTCTCTGACCATGAGGACATGCTCTCTGTTATTGAACAGAAG aTCGCTGTGCTCCTGCCTCTGCATAAAAAGTACGCTGAGTTGAAATCTCAGTTTGAACTCAAATCATATGATCTGTCATTATTTCAAAGCAGAGTTGAACAAAATGAACATCACAag TTAGGTGAACTTGTGAAGAAACTTGAGCAAGAACTCCAGGAATCaaaagaagaattgaaggaaaaaCAGGTGGAGCATAAAAAATGTGTCTCCACTGTTTCTGATTTGGAAAAGACAATTAAGACTTATGGCAGTGAACGTGAAGGTAGGCTCAAAGCTCTAGAAAAAAAGATAAAGTCATTGAAATCGGAAATGCAGGCCATGTCGGATCAATTAAAG GCTTATCAAAGCGAGAGGGAGAGACTTATTATGGAGAAAGATGCAGTTGCTAATGAACTTGCTACGCTTGAAGAGCAATTGATAACTTCGAAAGCCCAGATTACTGCACTGTCTGAAACCTGGGGCACACATAAGAGCAAG GTTGCTGGCACGAAGCTAGAGTATGACCAAGCTGAATCTGAGCTCAATATTGGTCGCTCCAAACTGAAAGAATGTGACTCACAAATAAACAGCATCTCCAAGGAGCAGCAAAAACTTCAGCAGCTACTAGGTGATTCGAACGTCGAAAGGAAGAAAATGGAAAACGAG GTTAAGAGGATGGAGATAGAGCAGAAGGATTGCTCTTCAAGGGTTGATAAGCTAATGGAGAAGTACAGTTGGATTGCAACTGAGAAACAGTTGTTTGGAAAAAGTGGTACAGATTATGACTTTGCATCGTGTGAACCACACAAGGCACGGGAAGAACTTGATAATCTCCAAACTCAGCAATCCGG TCTTGAGAAGAGGGTCAATAAGAAAGTTATGGCAATGTTTGAGAAGGCAGAGGATGAATATAATGATTTGATATCGAAGAAAAATATTATCGAG AATGACAAGTCAAAAATCAAGAAAGTGATAGAAGAGTtggatgagaagaagaaagagaccttGAAAGTTACATGGCTCAAAGTTAACAA GGATTTTGGGTCTATATTCGGTACTCTTCTACCTGGTACAATGGCAAAGCTTGATCCTCCTGAAGGTGGTACCTTCTTGGATGGTCTTGAAGTTCGGGTGGCATTTGGAACAGTCTGGAAGCAATCTTTGTCTGAACTTAGTGGAGGACAGCGGTCCCTTCTTGCTCTTAGTCTTATTCTGGCGTTACTTCTTTTTAAGCCTGCGCCGCTTTACATATTAGATGAG GTTGATGCTGCCCTTGATCTGAGCCATACCCAAAACATTGGTAGAATGATAAAGGCGCATTTTCCACAGTCCCAG TTCATTGTTGTGTCGCTAAAAGAGGGTATGTTCAACAACGCCAACGTGATATTCCGAACGAAATTTGTGGATGGGGTGTCCACTGTGACACGAACAGTCCCTTCGAAACAGAAATGA